CGGACCCGCGGGCCGTCGTCGATCATCGCTGCCGGGTACGCGGCATCGACAACCTGTGGGTGGTCGACGGCTCGATCCTGCCCACCATCACCAGCCGCGGGCCGCATGCCACCATCGTGATGATCGGGCACCGGGCGGCGGAATTCGTGCGGTGATGGCACAAGCAGATTGGGAAGCGGGCCCCATGGCGAGGCATGGGGCCCGCCCCGCGAGCGGTTGATGTTCATGCGGTCCACGTAGATGGCCACGACAAGTGGCAGTGCGCGCGCTACCGCCGGCGTTTTCAAGCGCCCACGACATCTGTATACGCGTTGAAGCCGCTGTCGGACAACGGCATTAATGGGTCAGCGACGGTGGGGGGACAGCATCGCGCGCACCGGCCGCAGCTGCCGGTTGTCGCGCCCGGGCGCCCAGATGCCGATCAGCACCGCGGCGACGGCGACGATGACGGCCATCGTGACCGTCGAGGCGTGCAGGGCCGCCAGGAACGCGGCCTTGCTGACGTCGCCCAGCTCACGACCCTGGGGTCCCAGCCGGCCGGCCACCTCGACGGCTTTGGCCAGCGAATCGGTGGCCGCGTCGCGGACCGGCCCGGGAAATGCCGTCAGCTTCGGGCCGAGCTCGTGCGAATAGCGGCCGGCCAGAATGGAACCGGCGACCGCGATCCCCAGCGCGCCGCCCATCTCCCGGGACGTGTCGTTCACCGCGGAGGCGACGCCCTGCTTCTCGTCGGGCACGGCTCCCATGATCGCCGACGTCGTCGGTGCCGTGCAGATCCCGATTCCGGTGGCCAGGATCAGTGTGGGCCAGGCGAATTCGTAGTATGAGGAGTGCAGGTTCAGCCGATACATGCACGCGAACCCGACCGCCATCAGCAGCGTGCCGATGAACAGCACGAGCCGCAGGCCCAGTTTGGGCACGTACCAGAACGACAGCGCCGAGAAAATGCCCAGCGGCACCATGAACGGGCCGAAGGAGATCGCCGTCGCCAGGGCCGAGTAGCCCATGATCTGTTGCACGTATTGCATGCCGATGTAGAAGAAGCCGAACGTCGCGCCGAACAGGATGACGATCGCGCCGACTCCGGTGGCGAAATTCGGGTCGGCGAACAGCCGGACGTCCAGGAGGGTCTGCCTGCCGCGCCAGGCGAGCCGCAGCTCGACAGCACCGAACGCCGCGGCGAGCGCCGCACCCGCGATGAGCCCGCCCCAGACCAGCGGGTCGCTCCATCCCCGGGTCGGCGCCTCCAGGATCGCGGCGACGGCGATCGCCACCGCGGCGCCGATGAGCACCGCGCCCAGCGAATCGATCCGCGGGGCGCCGCTGTCGCGCGACGAGGCCACGGTGCACGCCAGCGCGAAGATGACCAGCCCGGCGGCGCCCAGCGACCAGAAGATCGCGTGCCAGTCCCAAAGCCGAAGCAGCAGGCCCGAACCGAGCATGCCCAGCACACCGCCGGATCCGGCCGTGCCGGCCCAGATTCCGACGGCCTTGGTGCGATCGTCTTTCGGGTAGGCCACGGTCAGCAGTGACAGCGTCGCCGGCATCACGAAGGCGGCGCCGATCCCGGCCACCGCGCGGCCGGCGATGATCTGCGCGGGGCTGTGCAGCATCGCCGGCGCCATCGAGCCGATCGAGAAGACCACCAGCCCGATCAGCAGGGCGCCGCGCCTGCCGTAACGGTCGCCGATCGCGCCGGCGGGCAACAGCAGGCACGCCAGGGCGACGGTGTACCCGTCGACGATCCAGTTCAGCTGCGACTGAGTGGCCGAGGTGGCCACCGCCAGGTCTCCCAGCGCGGTGTTCAACGCCGTCATCGACGCGACGACCAGCGCGACACCCATGCAGGCAACGGCCAGCGTCCAGTTTCGCGCGCGGGGGCTACCGCCGATGCTGGTGGCGTCAGTACTCTGGTCAGGCCGGGCCAGGGTTTCGACCACGATGCGCCTCCTCACGGTGGCGTTGGGAAGTTTCGAGACCAATGGTCTTGTAGATAGACCGATAGTCTCGTTTCGAAACAGGGAGGTGGGTCACAATCACCACCGATCCCCGCCCTGCGCGCTCGCGGGCGCGTTTGCTCGAAGCCGCCGCCGCGTTGCTGCGAACCGGGGGCCCGAGCGCGGTGACCGTCGATGCGGTCACCCGTACCGCCAACGTAGCGAGGGCCACGCTGTATCGCCATTTCCCGAGCGGAAACGACTTGCTGGCATCGGCTTTCTACAGTCTGATCCCGCCGTCCCCGACGCCGCCGGACGAGGGTTCGCTGCGAGATCGCCTGGTGGCCGTGGTGCTGGCTCAGGCCGAGTCGGTGGCCCAGGCGCCCGCGCTCATGACGGCCATGTCGTGGCTGGCCCTGGGCCGGGACCTCGAGGGTTTGCCGGAACCGCGCGACAGCCAGACCGCGGACAGCGCGGCGATCACCACGCTGCGGGAGCGCATCGCGCAGCAGTACGCGGCCCCGTTCGACGCCATCTTCGACAGCCCGGAGGCCGCCGAGCTGGGCGAGGTCGACCGATCCCGGGCCATCGCGCTGCTCATCGGCCCCCTGGTGCTGGGCCGCCTGTCCACGCTTCCCGACTTCGATTACCGCGAGTGCGCGCTAGCGGCGGTCGACGGTTTCCTCTATGTTCAGCGCGCACACAACCGGGCCGGCGCGGCGAGCGTCGAACCGGCGGGTGCCTGAGGTCCAAAAAAGCAGGTCGGCGGCCCTCGCCCGGGATTTGGCCAAAGCCATGATCTAGGGCATACTGTTCAGGTTGCCTTGGGCCAGGTTCGCGCCTGGTCGGGCATACGACCAGCGCCCAAAACGGGCGCGTCCGGTCCCATCCTTGGAGCGCGACAATTTCGCCGCGGTCCAGGCTGCGTGAGGGTGACACACCCGACCGCGGGGGCCGGTGGACCACGACAGGTAAACAGCGGCGCAGTATCCGGCGCGACGCTCGATCGGCCCCGATGGGCCGGTTCTGGTCGGCGCGCCGGGAGCACCAGGTCCGGACACGGACGTCAAGTGGAGTGAGGGTAGGAGAAGCGTGGCGGGACAGAAGATCCGCATCAGGCTCAAGGCCTACGACCATGAGGCCATCGACGCATCGGCGCGCAAAATCGTCGAGACCGTCGTCCGCACGGGCGCCAGTGTCGTAGGTCCGGTGCCGCTGCCGACTGAGAAGAACGTGTATTGCGTCATCCGGTCTCCGCATAAGTACAAGGACTCGCGGGAGCACTTCGAGATGCGCACCCACAAGCGGCTGATCGACATCCTCGACCCGACGCCGAAGACCGTCGACGCGCTGATGCGCATCGACCTCCCGGCCAGTGTCGACGTCAACATCCAGTAGGAGATCCAGAGCTCATGGCAAGAAAAGGCATTCTGGGTACCAAGCTGGGCATGACGCAGGTGTTCGACGAGAACAACCGGGTCGTCCCGGTGACGGTGGTCAAAGCGGGGCCCAACGTGGTCACCCGCATCCGCACACCCGAGCGCGACGGCTATAGCGCCGTCCAGCTGGCCTACGGCGAGATCAGCCCGCGCAAGGTGAACAAGCCGGTGACCGGTCAGTACAGCGCCGCGGGCGTGAACCCGCGCCGGCACCTCGCCGAGTTGCGGCTGGATGACGAGGCCGCGGCAAGCGAATACGAGGTCGGGCAGGAGCTGACGGCGGAGATCTTCGCCGACGGCGCCTACGTCGACGTGACGGGAACTTCCAAGGGCAAGGGCTTCGCCGGCACGATGAAGCGCCACGGTTTCCGCGGTCAGGGCGCCAGCCACGGCGCCCAGGCCGTGCACCGCCGGCCGGGTTCCATCGGTGGCTGCGCCACTCCCGCCCGTGTCTTCAAGGGCACGCGAATGGCGGGCCGGATGGGCAACGACCGGGTGACTGTGCAGAACCTGGTGGTGCACAAGGTTGACGCCGAGAACGGCGTGCTGCTGATCAAGGGTGCGGTCCCCGGCCGCACCGGTGGGCTCGTGGTGGTCCGCAGCGCGATCAAACGAGGTGAGAAGTAATGGCGGCAAAAGGCCAGACACTCAAGATTGACGTCAAGACGCCGGACGGCAAGGTCGAGGGCTCCGTCGAGCTACCGGCCGAATTGTTCGACGCCCCGGCCAATATCGCGCTGATGCACCAGGTGGTCACCGCGCAGCGCGCGGCGGCGCGTCAGGGCACGCACTCGTCCAAGACCCGCGGCGAGGTCAGCGGCGGTGGGCGGAAGCCGTACCGGCAGAAGGGAACCGGTCGTGCCCGTCAGGGTTCGACGCGGGCCCCGCAGTTCACCGGCGGTGGCGTCGTGCACGGCCCCAAGCCACGCGACTACTCCCAGCGCACCCCCAAGAAGATGATCGTCGCGGCGTTGCGCGGCGCGTTGTCCGACCGGGCGCGCAACGGCCGCATCCACGCGGTCACCGAAATCGTGGCCGGCCAAACCCCTTCGACAAAGAGCGCCAAGGCGTTCCTGGGCACGCTCACCGACCGCAAGAAGGTGCTGATCGTGATCGGCCGCAGCGACGAGGCCGGCGCGAAGAGCCTGCGCAACCTGCCCGGTGTGCACATCCTGACGCCCGACCAGCTCAACACCTACGACGTGCTGCTCTCCGACGACGTGGTGTTCAGCGTCGAGGCGCTCAACGCCTACATCGCAGGCAACACGGCCAGCACCGAGGAGGTTTCGGCCTGATGGCGACCGTCACCGATCCCCGCGACATCATCCTGGCCCCGGTCATCTCGGAGAAGTCCTACGGGCTCCTGGATGAGAACGTGTACACCTTTGTGGTGCACCCCGATTCGAACAAGACGCAGATCAAGATCGCCATCGAGAAGATCTTCTCCGTCAAGGTCGCGTCGGTGAACACCGCGAACCGGCAGGGCAAGCGCAAGCGCACCAGGACCGGATACGGCAAGCGCAAGGGCACCAAGCGGGCCATCGTCACGCTGGCGCCTGGCAGCAAGCCGATCGACCTGTTCGGGGCCCCGGCCTAGCCCGATGACGATGCAGAGCGAAGCGATGAGGAGGAGTTGGGCGATCCAACCCAGCCGCGCGCGAGAGAAAGACCTGATTAGACATGGCAATTCGTAAGTACAAGCCGACGAGCCCCGGCCGCCGCGGCTCCAGCGTCTCCGACTTCGCCGAGGTCACCCGGTCGGAGCCGGAGAAGTCGCTGGTGCGCCCGCTGCACGGCCACGGTGGCCGTAACGCCCACGGCCGCATCACAACCCGCCACAAGGGTGGCGGCCACAAGCGCGCCTACCGGGTGATCGACTTCCGTCGCAACGACAAGGACGGCGTCAACGCCAAGGTCGCGCACATCGAGTACGACCCGAACCGGACCGCCAACATCGCACTGCTGCACTACCTGGATGGCGAAAAGCGTTACATCATCGCGCCGCAGGGTCTTTCGCAGGGCGACGTGGTGGAGTCGGGCGCGAACGCCGACATCAAGCCGGGTAACAACCTGCCGCTGCGCAACATCCCGGCCGGTACCGTGATCCATGCCGTGGAGCTGCGGCCGGGCGGTGGCGCCAAGCTGGCGCGGTCCGCCGGCTCGAGCATCCAGTTGCTCGGCAAGGAGGGCACCTACGCGTCGCTGCGTATGCCCAGCGGTGAGATCCGCCGCGTCGATGTGCGCTGCCGCGCCACGGTCGGCGAGGTGGGCAACGCCGAGCAGGCGAACATCAACTGGGGCAAGGCCGGCCGGATGCGGTGGAAGGGCAAGCGCCCTTCAGTCCGTGGTGTGGTCATGAACCCGGTGGACCACCCGCACGGTGGTGGTGAGGGTAAGACCTCCGGTGGTCGGCACCCGGTGAGCCCGTGGGGCCAGCCGGAGGGCCGCACCCGCCACCCGAACAAGGCAAGTAACAAACTCATCGTCCGGCGCCGGCGCACCGGCAAGAAGCACTCGCGGTAGGAAGTTCAGGAGTAGCACATGCCACGCAGCCTGAAGAAGGGCCCGTTCGTCGACGACCACCTGCTCAAGAAGGTGGACGCGCAGAACGAGAAGAACACCAAGCAGGTCATCAAGACCTGGTCCCGGCGTTCGACGATCATTCCGGACTTCATCGGCCACACCTTCGCCGTCCACGACGGGCGCAAGCACGTCCCGGTGTTCGTCACCGAGGCGATGGTCGGTCACAAGCTTGGTGAGTTCGCGCCGACGCGCACCTTCAAGGGACACATCAAGGACGACCGGAAGGCCAAACGGCGATGACCACAACTGAATTCCCGTCGGCGGTCGCCAAGGCGCGGTTCGTGCGGGTGTCACCGACAAAGGCGCGCCGGGTGATCGACCTGGTGCGCGGACGGTCGGTGGCCGACGCGCTCGACATCCTGCGCTGGGCGCCGCAGGCGGCCAGCGAGCCGGTGGCCAAGGTGATCGCCAGCGCCGCGGCGAACGCGCAGAACAACAACGGGCTGGACCCGGCCACCCTGGTGGTCGCCACGGTCTACGCCGACGAGGGCCCGACCGCCAAGCGCATCCGCCCGCGCGCCCAGGGTCGCGCGTTCCGGATCCGCAAGCGCACCAGCCACATCACCGTCGTGGTGGAGAGCCGGCCGGCCAAGGACCAGCGCTCGGCGAAGTCGACGAGGGCCCGCCGCGCCGAGGCCAGCAAGGCCGCCGCGAAGGCACCCGCCAAGAAGGCTGCGGCCAAGAAGGCGCCCGCGAAGAAAGCCGCGGCGAAAACCGCTCCGGCGAAGAAAACTACGTCTGAGGCTGCTAAGGCGAAGGGAGGCTCAGACTAGTGGGCCAGAAGATCAATCCGCACGGCTTCCGGCTGGGCATCACCACGGACTGGAAGTCCCGCTGGTACGCCGACAAGCAGTACTCGGACTATGTCAAGGAAGACGTCGCGATCCGCCGCCTGCTGTCGACCGGTCTGGAGCGCGCCGGCATCGCCGACGTGGAGATCGAGCGCACCCGCGACCGGGTGCGGGTCGACATCCACACCGCGCGCCCCGGCATCGTCATCGGCCGCCGCGGCACCGAGGCCGACCGCATCCGTGCGGACCTGGAGAAGCTGACCGGCAAGCAGGTTCAGCTCAACATCCTCGAAGTCAGAAACCCCGAGTCGCAGGCGCAACTGGTGGCCCAGGGCGTCGCCGAGCAGCTGAGCAACCGGGTGGCGTTCCGCCGCGCCATGCGCAAGGCCATCCAGTCGGCGATGCGCCAGCCCAACGTCAAGGGCATCCGGGTGCAGTGCTCGGGTCGTCTCGGCGGTGCGGAGATGAGCCGCTCGGAGTTCTACCGCGAGGGCCGGGTGCCGCTGCACACGCTGCGCGCCGATATCGACTACGGCCTGTACGAGGCCAAGACCACCTTCGGCCGGATCGGTGTGAAGGTGTGGATCTACAAGGGCGACATCGTCGGTGGAAAGCGGGAATTGGCCGTGGCCGCTCCGGCGGGTGCCGACCGTCCGCGCCGCGAGCGCCCGTCGGGCACGCGTCCCCGGCGCAGCGGTGCGTCGGGTACCACGGCGACCAGCACCGAGGCCGGCCGCGCCGCGGCGGGCGCCGAGGAGCAGGCCGCCGCTGCCGAGACCCCGCCCGCTGCAGAACCGCAGAGCACGGAGAGCTGAATCATGTTGATTCCCCGCAAGGTTAAACACCGCAAGCAGCACCACCCCCGCCAGCGCGGCATCGCCAGCGGCGGCACGGCGGTGAACTTCGGTGACTACGGCATCCAGGCCCTCGAGCACGCCTACGTCACCAACCGGCAGATCGAGTCCGCCCGTATCGCCATCAACCGCCACATCAAGCGTGGCGGCAAGGTGTGGATCAACATCTTCCCGGACCGCCCGCTGACCAAGAAGCCCGCCGAAACCCGGATGGGTTCGGGTAAGGGCTCCCCGGAATGGTGGGTGGTCAACGTCAAGCCGGGCCGCGTGCTGTTCGAGCTGAGCTACCCCAACGAGCAGGTGGCCCGGGCGGCACTCACCCGTGCAATCCACAAGTTGCCGATCAAGGCACGCATCGTTACTCGAGAGGATCAGTTCTGATGGCAGTGGGAATTTCGCCTGGTGAACTGCGTGAGCTCACCGACTCCGAGCTGACCGAGCGGCTGCGCGAATCCAAGGAAGAGCTGTTCAACCTGCGTTTCCAGATGGCGACGGGGCAGCTGTCCAACAACCGCCGGCTGCGCACGGTGCGTCAGGAGATCGCGCGCGTCTACACCGTGCTGCGCGAACGAGAACTGGGCCTGGCCAGCGGACCCGACGGTAAGGAATCGTGATGGCAGAAGCGAAGAAGGCGGCCCCGAAGAAGGCGGCCACAAAGGACGCAGGCTCGAAAGGGAAGGGCGCCAAGCACACTCCGGCCAAGCCGAAGGTGCGTGGCCGGCGCAAGATGCGCATCGGTTACGTGGTGAGTGACAAGATGCAGAAGACCATCGTGGTCGAGCTGGAAGACCGTGTGCGTCACCCGCTGTACGGCAAGATCATCCGCACCACCACGAAGGTGAAGGCGCACGACGAGAACGGCACCGCGGGCATCGGCGACCGCGTCTCGCTGATGGAGACGCGTCCGATGTCGGCCACCAAGCGGTGGCGGCTCGTCGAAATCCTGGAGAGGGCCAAGTAGCCGCTCAGGCAACGCAACGCGCCCGGGACCCCACGGTCTCGGGCGCTTGCTTTCGGCGAGCGTAACCGCACTGCGAAAGAGGGCCGGAATTTTCGCAGTGGCGTTACGCTCGGCGCATGTCTTCTGACCCACGAGACTTTCAAGGCAAAATCGAGCTCGATATCCGCGACTCCGAGCCGGACTGGGGCCCGTACGCCGCGCCGACCGCGCCCGAGAATTCGCCGAACATCCTGTATCTGGTCTGGGACGACACCGGCATCGCGACGTGGGACTGTTTCGGCGGCCTGGTCGAGATGCCCGCGATGACCCGCATCGCCGAGCGGGGTATCCGGCTGTCGCAGTTCCACACCACCGCGCTCTGCTCGCCGACCCGGGCGTCGTTGCTCACCGGCCGCAACGCCACCACGGTCGGCATGGCCACCATCGAAGAGTTCACCGACGCGTTCCCCAACGCCAACGGTCGCATCCCGTTCGACACCGCGCTGCTCTCCGAGGTGCTCGCCGAGCGCGGCTACAACACGTACTGCGTCGGCAAGTGGCACCTGACGCCGCTCGAAGAGTCCAATCTGGCGTCCACGAAACGACATTGGCCGACCTCGCGCGGCTTCGAGCGGTTCTACGGTTTCCTGGGCGGCGAGACCGATCAGTGGTATCCCGACCTGGTGTACGACAACCATCCGGTCAGCCCGCCCGCCACACCGGAAGACGGCTATCACCTCTCGAAGGACATCGCCGACAAGACCATCGAATTCATTCGTGACGCCAAGGTGATCGCGCCGGACAAGCCGTGGTTCAGCTACGTCTGCCCGGGCGCCGGGCACGCGCCGCACCACGTGTTCAAGGAATGGGCGGACCGCTACGCCGGCCGCTTCGACATGGGCTACGAGCGGTACCGCGAGATCGTGCTGGAAAACCAGAAATCGATGGGCCTCGTGCCGTCGGACACCGAGCTGTCGCCGGTCAACCCGTACTCGGACGTCAAGGGGCCGCAAGGTGAGCCCTGGCCGCTGCAGGACACTGTGCGGCCGTGGGACTCGCTGAACGACGACGAGAAGAAGCTGTTCTCCCGCATGGCCGAGGTGTTTGCCGGCTTCCTGAGCTACACCGACGCCCAAATCGGCCGGATCCTGGACTATTTGGAGGAATCCGGTCAGATCGACAACACGATCATCGTGGTGATCTCCGACAACGGGGCCAGCGGGGAGGGCGGCCCGAACGGATCGGTGAACGAGGGCAAGTTCTTCAACGGCTACATCGACACCGTCGAAGAGAGCATGAAGCTGTTCGACCATCTCGGCGGCCCGGAAACCTACAACCATTACCCCATCGGCTGGGCGATGGCCTTTAACGCCCCGTACAAGCTGTACAAGCGGTACGCGTCGCACGAGGGCGGCATCGCCGACACGGCGATCATCTCCTGGCCCAATGGTGTTGCCGCGCACGGGGAAATCCGCGACAACTACGTCAACGTCTGCGACATCACGCCGACGATCTACGACCTGCTGGGAATGACGCCGCCCGATACCGTCAGGGGCATCGCGCAGAAGCCACTGGACGGCGTGAGTTTCAAAGCGGCCCTTGCCGATCCGGCCGCCGACACCGGGAAGCGGACCCAGTTCTACTCCATGCTAGGCACCCGGGGGATCTGGCATGAGGGCTGGTTCGCCAACACCGTGCACGCGGCCACCCCGGCTGGCTGGTCGCACTTCGACGCCGACCGCTGGGAGCTGTTCCACATCGAGGCGGACCGCAGCCAGTGCCATGACCTGGCCGCCGAGCACCCGGACAAACTGGAAGAGCTCAAGGCGCTGTGGTTCTCCGAAGCCGCCAAATACAACGGGCTGCCGCTCTCGGACCTCAACATCCTGGAGACGATGACGCGGTCCCGTCCGTACCTCGTCGGTGACCGGTCCAGCTACATCTACTATCCCGACTGCGCGGACGTGAGCATCGGCGCTGCCGCCGAGATCCGCGGTAGGTCGTTCTCGGTGCTGGCCGACGTGACGGTGGATACCACCGGCGTGGAAGGCGTGCTGTTCAAGCAGGGCGGCGCGCACGGCGGGCACGTGCTGTTCATTCAGGACGGACGGCTGCATTACGTCTACAACTTCCTGGGTGAGCGGCAGCAGGCGGTCTCCTCGTCGGGCGCGGTGCCGCTGGGCAGGCACCTGCTCGGCGTGAGTTATTCGCGGACCGGAACCGTGCCGAACAGCCACACCCCGCTCGGCGACATCACGTTGTTCATCGACGACGAAGTGGTCGGCACCCTCGCCGATGTGCAAACCCATCCGGGAACCTTCGGGATCGCGGGCGCCGGCATCACCGTCGGCCGCAACGGCGGCTCGGGAGTATGCAGCCGCTACAAGTCGCCGTTCGCGTTCACCGGCGGCACCATCGCGCAGGTCACCGTCGACCTGTCCGGCCGGCCCTATGTAGACGTGGAAGCCGAAATTGCGCTTGCCTTTTCGCGCGACTGAAGTCCTGGCGCTGTGCTTGTTGGTGGCGCCGGCGGTGGCGTGCGAGAAGACCACGGCTGGCACGGTCATCGGGGGGACCGCATCGTCGACGACCTCGACGACGCGGCTGTCCGACCCGGCCGAGCCGGTGCCCGGCGTCGAAACCACGCTGCCCGAGCACATTCCACCCAATGCCCTGGTGTGCTTCCCGCCACCGCCCGCCAGCGGATCCATGGCCAGGGCCTCGGTGGCGGATCCGGCGGCACCCGTGCTCACGGTCACGCTGCCGGACGGCTGGACCTCGGTCCCGGGCACCGGTGACGTCGCGTTGACGTCGACGGGTCCCGACGGCATGTCGGTGCTGGTGAGCATCACCCCTACGGACCTCGACCCGGGCGGGGCGTTCTTGCGCTACGCCAGCGACTTACGAACGAAGCCGGGAGTCAAAGTCACCGTCACGGCGGCCCAGTTCTGCGGCTACAGCAGCCAGCTGCTCAGCGGTACCGGCGGTGGGCCCGGAGCAAACGACTTCGCGGACCGCATCACCCACGTCTGGACGAACACGCGGGCCTACCTCGTGGCAGTCCATCTGGAGGGTCCAGGCAAAGCGCCGGGGTTCGACGCGGCCAAATCGACGGTGATGCAGCAAATCGCCGTCATTATCCCCTGACATTGTCGTTGGCCCTGTTAGCATCTGGCGCGTGATGCCACAATGACCGCCGGGACACCGGCGCCACCCGTGCCGCCAGTGCCCGCCGTCCACCGGAGCCGGCAAATCGCGATGACTTTCGGGATCGTCGTCGCCCTCGTCGTCATCTACGTCCTGTCGTTGATTGCCGTGCACTTGCTGGCAAAGTCGGCGCCGGCGCTGCCCTCGGTTGACCTGAGCAAGGTGGAGTCCGAAGACAGCGTGGTTCAGGTGCGCCTGGAGAAGCTGGACACGGTCGCCAACCGCCTGACGGTGAACGTGACCGTCTATCCCAAGGATTCGTTGTACGACAAGAACTTTGGGGTGCTCACCACCGATGCGGCGGTGCGGCTGTATCCCGACAACGACCTCGGCGATCTGCAGTACCCGGTAGGGAAGGCGCCGGCGCAGGTCAGCACCACCATCCAGGCGCAGGGCGACCCCGCCAGCTGGCCGTTCGACACCTACAAGACCGAGGTGATCGCCGCGGACGTGTTCACCGGTACCGGCGAAAACCGCGAAAAGGTGCCCGCCCGTGTCGAGGCGACCGGAAAGCTGGACGGCTGGGACGCCACCGTCACCCGCGTCCACGACCCCGAAGAGCCCAACCCGGATGTCCAGGACAACGTGATCATCACGTTGCAGAGGTCCAAGGGTCCCCTGATCTTCGATATCGGCATCTGCCTGGTCCTGATCGCGTTGCCCATCCTGGCGCTGTGGGTGGCCATTCCGATGGCGCTGGGCCGAACGTCATTCGTGCCGCCGTTCATCACGTGGTACGGGGCGATGCTGTTCGCCATTGTCCCGCTGCGCAACATCCTGCCGGGCAGCCCACCGTACGGTTCGTGGGTCGACCAGGCGATCGTGCTGTGGGTGTTGATCGGCGTGGTCACCGCGATGACCCTGTTCATCGTTGCGTGGTGGCGGCATCGGGACAAGAAGACGCCCAAGAAGGTCT
This genomic interval from Mycobacterium sp. SMC-2 contains the following:
- a CDS encoding arylsulfatase — encoded protein: MSSDPRDFQGKIELDIRDSEPDWGPYAAPTAPENSPNILYLVWDDTGIATWDCFGGLVEMPAMTRIAERGIRLSQFHTTALCSPTRASLLTGRNATTVGMATIEEFTDAFPNANGRIPFDTALLSEVLAERGYNTYCVGKWHLTPLEESNLASTKRHWPTSRGFERFYGFLGGETDQWYPDLVYDNHPVSPPATPEDGYHLSKDIADKTIEFIRDAKVIAPDKPWFSYVCPGAGHAPHHVFKEWADRYAGRFDMGYERYREIVLENQKSMGLVPSDTELSPVNPYSDVKGPQGEPWPLQDTVRPWDSLNDDEKKLFSRMAEVFAGFLSYTDAQIGRILDYLEESGQIDNTIIVVISDNGASGEGGPNGSVNEGKFFNGYIDTVEESMKLFDHLGGPETYNHYPIGWAMAFNAPYKLYKRYASHEGGIADTAIISWPNGVAAHGEIRDNYVNVCDITPTIYDLLGMTPPDTVRGIAQKPLDGVSFKAALADPAADTGKRTQFYSMLGTRGIWHEGWFANTVHAATPAGWSHFDADRWELFHIEADRSQCHDLAAEHPDKLEELKALWFSEAAKYNGLPLSDLNILETMTRSRPYLVGDRSSYIYYPDCADVSIGAAAEIRGRSFSVLADVTVDTTGVEGVLFKQGGAHGGHVLFIQDGRLHYVYNFLGERQQAVSSSGAVPLGRHLLGVSYSRTGTVPNSHTPLGDITLFIDDEVVGTLADVQTHPGTFGIAGAGITVGRNGGSGVCSRYKSPFAFTGGTIAQVTVDLSGRPYVDVEAEIALAFSRD
- a CDS encoding DUF4436 domain-containing protein, whose product is MTAGTPAPPVPPVPAVHRSRQIAMTFGIVVALVVIYVLSLIAVHLLAKSAPALPSVDLSKVESEDSVVQVRLEKLDTVANRLTVNVTVYPKDSLYDKNFGVLTTDAAVRLYPDNDLGDLQYPVGKAPAQVSTTIQAQGDPASWPFDTYKTEVIAADVFTGTGENREKVPARVEATGKLDGWDATVTRVHDPEEPNPDVQDNVIITLQRSKGPLIFDIGICLVLIALPILALWVAIPMALGRTSFVPPFITWYGAMLFAIVPLRNILPGSPPYGSWVDQAIVLWVLIGVVTAMTLFIVAWWRHRDKKTPKKV